The Papaver somniferum cultivar HN1 unplaced genomic scaffold, ASM357369v1 unplaced-scaffold_107, whole genome shotgun sequence genome includes a region encoding these proteins:
- the LOC113328036 gene encoding uncharacterized protein LOC113328036, which produces MRIPIAGCDTLIWPYNSNSILTAKSVYKLLDNELPHNSSPNPDFETHKAIWKSHLLPRTHLFIWKCFENILPTGSKLARFNHTHDDRCKSCNSGVSETLEHMLLHCQFAKNVWSNIHVVSSSVLQDSDTNISIKEWIYKWLTSKTLQDKSSIVLTVAWCIWKDRCSKVFDNIHLNPQITARNAIKTVGETMNVFAPVSVPNITNVVPDVASNFLESVSHKSLLIFCDASFDKNTNESGFGIVALNSAGEFKGCKLVSGRSASSEVVESAAILEDASWIKRNNFQNFYIISDAKNIIAYLNNRKGQTSWTSCSLLDDCLFLLKDISPLKFIHLKRDHNNLADIDAKHIRMLRISGEWDVNNHPNFLPQDVISH; this is translated from the coding sequence ATGAGAATTCCAATTGCTGGTTGTGACACTTTAATTTGGCCATACAACAGTAATAGTATCTTAACTGCAAAATCTGTCTATAAACTGCTAGATAATGAATTGCCTCATAATTCTAGTCCCAATCCTGATTTTGAAACACATAAGGCTATTTGGAAGTCCCATCTTTTGCCTAGAACCCACTTGTTTATATGGAAGTGCTTTGAAAATATTCTACCCACTGGTAGCAAACTAGCTAGATTCAACCACACTCATGATGATAGGTGTAAATCATGTAACTCTGGTGTTTCTGAAACTCTGGAACATATGTTACTTCACTGCCAATTTGCTAAAAATGTGTGGTCAAACATCCATGTTGTTAGTTCCTCTGTTTTGCAGGATTCTGATACTAACATAAGTATTAAGGAATGGATTTATAAATGGCTCACATCCAAAACTCTGCAAGATAAATCGTCTATTGTCCTTACTGTGGCCTGGTGCATCTGGAAAGAcagatgctcaaaagtgtttgatAACATTCACTTAAACCCGCAGATTACTGCTAGAAATGCTATAAAAACTGTGGGTGAAACTATGAATGTTTTTGCTCCTGTATCTGTGCCCAACATAACTAATGTGGTTCCTGATGTTGCATCTAATTTTCTTGAATCTGTATCACATAAAAGTCTTCTAATATTCTGTGATGCTTCCTTTGACAAAAATACTAATGAATCTGGTTTTGGAATTGTGGCCTTAAACTCAGCAGGTGAATTCAAGGGATGCAAGCTAGTCTCAGGAAGGAGTGCAAGTTCTGAAGTAGTTGAAAGTGCAGCAATCCTGGAGGATGCAAGTTGGATTAAAAGAAATAACTTCCAGAACTTTTACATTATCAGTGATGCTAAAAATATTATAGCTTATCTGAATAATAGAAAAGGCCAAACTAGTTGGACCTCATGCTCTTTATTAGATGATTGTCTTTTCCTTTTAAAAGATATTTCTCCTCTTAAATTCATTCATCTTAAGAGAGATCATAATAACTTAGCAGACATAGATGCAAAACATATTAGAATGTTGAGAATTTCAGGAGAATGGGATGTTAACAATCACCCAAATTTTCTCCCTCAAGATGTAATCTCTCATTAA